The following proteins come from a genomic window of Chlamydiales bacterium:
- a CDS encoding ankyrin repeat domain-containing protein, translated as MDNIGSPSDSYKLFRGNSEIASEPFNHKLVRLKNQVNEFFRNERGYFITSKLGERGGIIKRSWRPIENIKLWYYGASLNQEKVDERIDSFLSSFLSMDLQDSEHLSEKLEKIREKIVPQKKNTNKNVSLAEVQESIQSQKSDSNSIKVHKIDLSSLEQLRIRVIQDLLRLKAPRALHTIINESHVERDDKDQIIPEKTFALIREQIAKEGATGGLNTGLNKAIERFLYKKFDKFQSDRKQYLSYLQAMVDMGCIFSPSSDSVIFSAVSIADIELVRILFTQFDKWPTDKQQEWYNWGRRNYLHSDLIHYVFLKNSPESSLFGSSSQRVAMMRQRKSDEAVFEVLKFLLEKGFDVNAKSNTPRYLGATPLHFAAHLHFPLCVKLLLEQPGVKVNGVTAEGKTPLHHVFNFYAEKDERQVNEIVTMLLNRDDLENHCDDQGNYPLHLALQRGYEYKMLLERFPRNANAKNHAGRYPIDLAVLLGHTRAVSTFFTFLDDLRASSSSNNWSDIRGRIENIQSKLDIDKMIYDNYFSWCHLAITFAFSRPESEIEANGFSLYKYFLQTPKVKQVDKILFQKKILASLPALLTKTIESQQEQFRAAAKAVLEEQAIVFCMMILGSLEQSLSSQDPEDQSDIFQKVEDLSLSSQDPEDQSDIFQKVEDLLLDMLEKNFWRVSFYLLSYLYDSKGQIKANTKERINQNLQKYDALCRKYIEKHFLLKEEEVVQLEKQNSSLRSSRSQVELPVIAWNTIFSYLELKKMRNLRILSKRSIIQEAIGSRIGKHLAWFHLGHEFHYKELEKEDLIIRMPEKIEVLTVEGKASLKKLTVQGQKLFNQFEKNPDRFKEISKKRVYQKIGKKQIKDISRKQVYQKIGEKQSLRTLKKVQKLVSQIMITAKQVKDNFIPIPKPIGQTFNKNLQEYPIIIREILEDINFARFLNVNVADESDSISDYLLYLQTQFKSTPNANRALRKVLEKCILSYSRTSILREYQLLKIRVILDMGCILDDRSSLAYALILGDIEIMHLLFAKFETLPPSEQNAWLRFDEKGYSLMSLAVTNNSKLLSARVDVCREKWLVEIIENKSEEVAYNMLTFLLEKNFDPNVGQNRPLYCAAESKFVTCVKLLLEHMAEANCASAIKENTPLHMALASVNEIENEEQRVDEIVDLLLDKVDDQLSNTDGHLPIHFAAKKGDRRNFKKLLDKFPDSINHVDQRNPIDLAIAYGHIELVQEFCDDPLEEDQYYKYLEVAILNHSFFIFEYFLEKMKEHKIPIDANKLILVMITEIWDHSEENIGNNHYIVYAKKILDNYPYPINQNLLLKAKENKKGLLFFILLDHCRFTLSSNEFSDLSKKFIKEFQENSPPTPIIFKRRNDHQQVN; from the coding sequence TGGATCTCCAAGATTCTGAGCATTTAAGTGAAAAATTAGAAAAGATAAGAGAAAAAATTGTTCCTCAAAAAAAGAATACAAACAAGAATGTCAGCTTGGCAGAAGTGCAGGAGAGTATACAATCACAAAAGAGCGATTCAAATTCTATAAAGGTTCATAAGATTGACTTAAGTAGTCTTGAGCAACTCCGTATTCGGGTCATTCAAGATCTACTTCGTTTAAAAGCTCCGCGCGCGTTACATACAATTATTAATGAGTCACATGTAGAACGGGATGATAAGGATCAAATTATTCCAGAAAAGACTTTTGCCTTGATACGAGAGCAGATCGCTAAGGAGGGAGCAACAGGAGGTTTAAATACTGGATTAAATAAAGCCATTGAGCGCTTCTTATACAAAAAATTTGACAAATTTCAGTCTGATCGAAAGCAATATCTTTCATATCTACAAGCTATGGTAGACATGGGATGCATTTTCTCTCCATCATCGGATTCTGTCATATTCTCTGCAGTTTCTATAGCAGATATAGAGCTTGTGAGAATTTTATTCACACAATTTGACAAATGGCCAACGGATAAGCAGCAAGAATGGTATAATTGGGGAAGGAGAAATTATCTCCATTCCGATCTGATACATTACGTTTTTCTAAAGAATTCTCCTGAATCTTCTTTATTCGGGTCGTCCAGCCAAAGGGTAGCAATGATGAGACAGCGTAAATCGGATGAAGCTGTCTTCGAAGTTTTAAAGTTTCTTTTGGAAAAGGGATTCGATGTAAACGCAAAAAGTAATACGCCTCGCTACCTTGGTGCTACGCCTCTCCACTTTGCGGCTCATTTACATTTTCCCCTTTGCGTGAAATTGTTATTAGAGCAACCAGGGGTAAAGGTTAATGGTGTTACAGCAGAGGGTAAGACCCCCCTACATCATGTTTTCAACTTTTATGCAGAGAAAGATGAACGACAGGTGAATGAGATTGTTACAATGTTGTTAAATAGAGATGATCTTGAGAATCATTGCGATGATCAGGGAAACTACCCTCTCCATTTAGCGCTTCAACGTGGATATGAATACAAGATGTTATTGGAAAGATTTCCGCGGAATGCAAATGCGAAGAATCATGCTGGTCGATATCCTATCGATCTAGCTGTGCTTCTCGGGCATACAAGGGCGGTGAGCACATTTTTTACATTCCTAGATGACTTGCGTGCATCTAGCAGTAGCAATAACTGGTCCGATATAAGAGGAAGGATAGAGAATATACAATCCAAATTGGATATCGATAAGATGATATATGATAACTATTTTTCTTGGTGTCACTTAGCGATCACATTTGCCTTTTCTCGGCCTGAATCAGAGATCGAAGCTAACGGTTTCTCTCTCTACAAATATTTCCTACAAACACCAAAGGTAAAACAGGTAGATAAGATTTTGTTCCAGAAGAAGATACTTGCTTCTTTGCCAGCTTTGTTGACGAAAACAATCGAGAGTCAACAAGAGCAATTCAGAGCCGCAGCGAAAGCAGTACTTGAAGAGCAAGCCATAGTCTTTTGTATGATGATATTAGGGAGCTTAGAGCAGTCTCTTTCTAGTCAGGATCCAGAAGATCAATCGGATATCTTTCAGAAGGTAGAGGATCTTTCTCTTTCTAGTCAGGATCCAGAAGATCAATCGGATATCTTTCAGAAGGTAGAGGATCTTTTACTGGATATGCTTGAGAAGAATTTTTGGAGAGTCTCTTTTTATCTGTTAAGTTATTTATATGATTCTAAGGGACAGATCAAAGCTAATACTAAGGAGAGAATAAATCAAAATCTTCAGAAATATGATGCTTTGTGTAGAAAGTATATTGAAAAACACTTCCTTCTGAAAGAAGAAGAAGTAGTCCAACTTGAAAAGCAAAATTCATCCTTAAGGTCGTCAAGGTCTCAAGTAGAATTACCAGTAATAGCTTGGAATACCATCTTCTCTTATTTAGAATTGAAGAAGATGCGAAATCTGCGCATTTTATCTAAAAGATCTATCATACAAGAAGCTATTGGAAGTCGAATAGGGAAACATCTTGCTTGGTTTCATTTAGGACATGAATTTCACTATAAAGAATTAGAGAAAGAAGATTTGATTATTAGAATGCCAGAAAAAATAGAAGTACTCACTGTTGAAGGAAAAGCATCCTTAAAAAAACTCACTGTTCAAGGACAAAAGCTCTTTAATCAATTCGAAAAAAACCCTGATCGATTTAAAGAAATCTCTAAGAAACGAGTTTATCAGAAAATAGGAAAAAAACAGATTAAAGACATCTCTAGGAAACAAGTTTATCAGAAAATAGGAGAAAAACAGAGCCTAAGAACCCTAAAAAAAGTACAAAAACTAGTAAGCCAAATAATGATAACAGCAAAGCAAGTAAAGGATAATTTTATTCCAATTCCAAAACCTATAGGTCAGACTTTCAACAAGAATTTACAGGAGTATCCTATAATTATTAGAGAAATTCTCGAGGATATTAATTTTGCGCGGTTTTTAAACGTAAACGTGGCTGATGAATCCGATAGTATATCAGACTATTTATTATACCTACAAACCCAGTTTAAGAGTACTCCTAATGCCAATCGAGCATTAAGGAAAGTACTTGAAAAATGTATTTTGAGTTACAGTCGAACTTCTATTCTTAGGGAATACCAGCTTTTAAAAATCCGAGTAATTCTTGACATGGGATGTATTTTAGATGATCGGTCGTCTCTAGCCTATGCATTGATTTTAGGAGATATAGAGATTATGCACTTGCTATTTGCGAAATTTGAAACATTACCACCATCGGAACAGAATGCTTGGCTTAGATTTGATGAAAAAGGCTATTCTTTGATGAGTCTTGCTGTTACAAACAATAGCAAACTTTTAAGTGCTCGTGTTGATGTCTGTCGAGAGAAATGGCTTGTTGAAATAATTGAGAATAAATCAGAGGAAGTTGCCTATAACATGTTAACATTCCTGTTGGAGAAGAATTTTGATCCAAATGTTGGGCAGAATCGCCCTCTTTACTGCGCAGCTGAGTCAAAGTTTGTCACGTGTGTCAAACTTCTATTAGAGCATATGGCAGAGGCCAATTGTGCTTCGGCAATAAAGGAGAATACCCCCTTACATATGGCCTTGGCAAGCGTTAATGAGATTGAGAATGAAGAGCAGAGGGTTGATGAGATAGTTGATTTGCTTTTAGACAAAGTTGATGATCAGCTTTCCAATACAGATGGTCACCTTCCTATCCATTTCGCAGCTAAAAAGGGAGATAGGCGAAATTTTAAAAAATTATTAGACAAATTTCCTGATAGTATAAATCACGTGGATCAAAGAAATCCTATTGATTTGGCCATTGCTTATGGACATATAGAGCTGGTACAAGAATTTTGTGATGATCCACTAGAAGAGGATCAGTATTATAAATATTTAGAGGTAGCAATCCTTAATCACTCTTTCTTCATTTTCGAATATTTTTTAGAAAAAATGAAAGAGCATAAGATCCCTATTGATGCGAATAAGTTGATATTAGTCATGATTACAGAGATCTGGGATCATTCAGAAGAGAATATAGGAAATAACCACTACATTGTGTATGCAAAAAAAATATTAGATAATTATCCATATCCTATAAATCAGAACCTTTTGTTAAAGGCAAAAGAAAACAAAAAAGGATTACTTTTTTTTATTTTATTAGATCATTGTCGTTTTACTTTAAGTTCTAATGAATTTAGTGATCTGAGTAAAAAATTTATTAAAGAATTTCAAGAGAATTCCCCGCCCACACCGATCATTTTTAAACGCAGGAACGATCACCAGCAAGTGAACTAA